A single genomic interval of Rhizobium leguminosarum bv. trifolii WSM1325 harbors:
- a CDS encoding conserved hypothetical protein (KEGG: ret:RHE_CH00980 hypothetical protein), with product MVLGKVSRLIVSASFLALLTGCNSLGIGGDSKSSAPTQPNGTAQIMPLAPANPSSNNPSIGTATTAQGTVAPVVQGACPQIFMRDQDAIFRTYAKGKKDDPQQIVYQASFGDYTRQCTLNDSNLTMTIVAQLRLITGPAGTPGPLTLPIRISVVDGETVLYSEVTKFPTEIPAGAPGTQVIFRKDGIKMPVGSGALVRVNIGFDTLPAKTKKSS from the coding sequence ATGGTGCTCGGCAAGGTCTCGCGTCTCATCGTCTCCGCATCTTTTCTTGCCCTGCTTACTGGTTGCAACTCGCTCGGCATAGGCGGCGACAGCAAGTCGTCGGCGCCGACCCAGCCGAACGGCACCGCCCAGATCATGCCGCTGGCGCCCGCCAACCCGTCCTCGAACAATCCTTCGATCGGCACCGCCACGACGGCGCAGGGCACGGTCGCCCCCGTCGTCCAGGGCGCCTGCCCACAGATCTTCATGCGTGACCAGGACGCGATCTTCCGCACCTATGCCAAGGGCAAGAAGGACGATCCGCAGCAGATCGTCTACCAGGCCTCCTTCGGCGATTACACTCGCCAATGCACGCTGAACGACTCGAACCTGACGATGACCATCGTCGCCCAGCTGCGCCTGATCACCGGCCCGGCCGGCACGCCAGGCCCGCTGACGCTGCCGATCCGCATCTCCGTCGTCGACGGCGAGACGGTGCTCTATTCCGAGGTTACCAAATTCCCGACCGAAATCCCGGCGGGTGCTCCGGGCACGCAGGTCATCTTCCGCAAGGACGGCATCAAGATGCCGGTCGGCTCCGGCGCACTGGTGCGCGTCAATATCGGCTTCGACACCCTGCCGGCAAAGACCAAGAAGAGCAGCTAA
- a CDS encoding DNA methylase N-4/N-6 domain protein (PFAM: DNA methylase N-4/N-6 domain protein~KEGG: ret:RHE_CH00995 site-specific DNA-methyltransferase (adenine-specific) protein) produces the protein MASVFPLADLKASVKSDSRPGSWVDTIIKGDCVSALEALPSHSVDIIFADPPYNLQLGGTLHRPDQSLVDAVDDEWDQFASFEAYDAFTRAWLLACRRVLKPTGSIWVIGSYHNIFRVGATLQDLNFWILNDIIWRKTNPMPNFKGRRFQNAHETMIWASPSAKAKGYTFNYDALKAANDDVQMRSDWLFPICNGSERLKGEDGKKAHPTQKPEALLARVIMASTKPGDIVLDPFFGSGTTGAVAKRLGRHFVGIEREQDYIDAASARIAAVEPLGKAELTVMTGKKAEVRVAFNVLVESGLIKPGQVLTDARRRYSAIVRADGTVASGGEAGSIHRLGAKVQGLDACNGWTFWHFEDGQSLRPIDDLRSVIRSDLAKA, from the coding sequence ATGGCATCAGTTTTTCCGCTTGCCGACCTCAAGGCTTCCGTCAAGTCGGATTCCCGGCCGGGCTCTTGGGTTGACACGATCATCAAGGGCGATTGCGTCAGTGCCCTTGAAGCTTTGCCCAGCCACTCCGTCGATATCATCTTTGCCGACCCGCCGTATAATCTCCAGCTCGGCGGAACGCTGCATCGTCCCGACCAGTCGCTGGTGGATGCGGTCGACGACGAATGGGACCAGTTCGCCTCCTTCGAGGCCTATGACGCCTTTACCCGCGCCTGGCTGCTAGCCTGCCGGCGGGTGCTGAAGCCGACAGGCTCGATCTGGGTGATCGGCTCCTATCACAATATCTTCCGGGTCGGCGCCACGCTGCAGGATCTGAATTTCTGGATCCTCAACGACATCATCTGGCGCAAGACCAACCCGATGCCGAATTTCAAGGGCCGCCGTTTCCAGAACGCCCATGAGACGATGATCTGGGCAAGCCCCAGCGCCAAGGCCAAGGGCTATACCTTCAACTACGATGCGCTGAAGGCCGCCAATGACGACGTGCAGATGCGCTCCGACTGGCTCTTCCCGATCTGCAACGGCAGCGAGCGGCTGAAGGGCGAGGACGGCAAGAAGGCGCATCCGACGCAGAAGCCGGAGGCGCTGCTTGCCCGCGTCATCATGGCCTCGACCAAGCCCGGCGATATTGTGCTCGATCCCTTCTTCGGCTCGGGAACGACGGGCGCCGTCGCCAAGCGTCTCGGCCGTCACTTCGTCGGCATAGAGCGCGAACAGGATTATATCGATGCGGCCTCGGCCCGCATCGCCGCCGTCGAGCCGCTCGGCAAGGCGGAATTGACCGTCATGACCGGCAAGAAGGCCGAAGTTCGCGTCGCCTTCAACGTGCTGGTTGAAAGCGGCCTGATCAAGCCCGGCCAGGTGCTGACCGACGCCAGGCGCCGCTATAGCGCGATTGTCCGCGCCGACGGCACGGTAGCATCCGGCGGCGAGGCCGGCTCCATTCATCGTCTCGGCGCCAAGGTGCAGGGCCTCGATGCATGCAACGGATGGACCTTCTGGCATTTCGAAGACGGGCAGTCCCTGCGCCCGATCGACGATCTCAGGTCCGTCATCCGCAGTGATCTGGCAAAGGCGTAG
- a CDS encoding HAD-superfamily hydrolase, subfamily IA, variant 3 (TIGRFAM: HAD-superfamily hydrolase, subfamily IA, variant 3; HAD-superfamily hydrolase, subfamily IA, variant 1~PFAM: Haloacid dehalogenase domain protein hydrolase~KEGG: rec:RHECIAT_CH0001077 probable hydrolase phosphatase protein), producing the protein MDGFDLIIFDCDGVLVDSEIIAAEVESVLLTEAGYPIGVEEMGERFAGMTWRNILLQIEREASIPFSASLLDKSEHMLDLRLAEDVQAIPGVEFALSRLPIKRCICSNSSTKRLDMMLTKVGLKPLFAPNIFSAKDLGPDRAKPKPDIFLHGASQMGVSPDKVVVVEDSVHGVHAARAAGMRVIGFTGASHSYPAHADKLTDAGAETAISRMNDLPGVVAALAAWDNVL; encoded by the coding sequence ATGGACGGCTTCGACCTCATCATCTTCGACTGCGACGGCGTTCTCGTCGATTCGGAAATCATCGCGGCGGAAGTCGAATCCGTGCTTTTGACAGAGGCCGGATATCCGATCGGCGTCGAAGAAATGGGCGAGCGCTTCGCCGGCATGACATGGCGCAACATCCTGCTGCAGATCGAGCGTGAGGCGAGCATCCCGTTTTCGGCCTCGCTGCTCGATAAATCGGAGCATATGCTCGACCTCAGGTTGGCAGAGGACGTCCAGGCCATTCCGGGCGTCGAATTCGCCCTCTCCAGGCTGCCGATCAAGCGCTGCATCTGCTCGAATTCGAGCACCAAGCGGCTCGATATGATGCTGACCAAGGTGGGCCTGAAGCCGCTGTTTGCGCCGAACATCTTTTCCGCCAAGGATCTTGGCCCGGACCGCGCCAAGCCGAAGCCCGACATCTTCCTGCACGGCGCAAGCCAGATGGGCGTTTCGCCTGACAAGGTTGTTGTGGTCGAGGATTCCGTCCACGGTGTACATGCGGCACGTGCCGCCGGCATGCGCGTCATCGGTTTTACCGGCGCCTCGCACAGCTATCCCGCCCATGCCGACAAATTAACGGATGCCGGCGCCGAAACGGCAATCTCGCGCATGAACGACCTGCCAGGTGTCGTCGCCGCGCTGGCGGCCTGGGACAACGTTCTCTGA
- a CDS encoding A/G-specific adenine glycosylase (KEGG: ret:RHE_CH00997 A/G-specific adenine glycosylase protein~TIGRFAM: A/G-specific adenine glycosylase~PFAM: HhH-GPD family protein; helix-hairpin-helix motif~SMART: HhH-GPD family protein) has protein sequence MTITTLDTPLAKPLLDWYDRHHRELPWRVSPGMAARGVKADPYRVWLSEVMLQQTTVQAVKPYFERFLQRWPEVTDLAAAENDAVMAAWAGLGYYARARNLKKCAEAVANEHGGVFPDTEEDLKSLPGIGDYTAAAVAAIAFNRQAAVMDGNVERVISRLYAIATPLPAAKPAMREKVALLTPADRPGDFAQAMMDLGATICTPKRPACSLCPFRGACEALKLSDPELFPVKAAKKEKPVRYGAAFIAVTGDGEILLRRRIDSGLLGGMTEVPTTAWTARIDGETSAAAAPFEAAWQASGTVIHVFTHFELRLSIWRAAIAAKVAMDDGPNDGWWEPVTNLEAQALPTIMKKAIAAAIPLAFKTSKG, from the coding sequence ATGACGATCACCACACTCGACACGCCCTTAGCCAAGCCCCTGCTCGACTGGTACGATCGCCATCACCGCGAGTTGCCCTGGCGCGTTTCGCCCGGCATGGCGGCCCGCGGCGTCAAGGCCGATCCCTATCGCGTCTGGTTGTCCGAAGTGATGCTGCAGCAGACGACGGTGCAGGCGGTCAAACCCTATTTCGAGCGGTTTCTGCAGCGCTGGCCCGAAGTGACCGATCTTGCCGCAGCCGAAAACGACGCGGTGATGGCCGCTTGGGCGGGGCTTGGTTATTATGCGCGCGCCCGCAACCTGAAGAAATGCGCCGAAGCGGTGGCGAACGAGCATGGCGGCGTCTTTCCCGATACCGAGGAAGACCTCAAGTCGCTCCCCGGCATCGGCGACTATACGGCAGCCGCCGTCGCGGCCATCGCCTTCAACCGGCAGGCCGCTGTCATGGACGGCAATGTCGAGCGGGTGATCTCCAGGCTCTATGCGATCGCCACGCCGCTTCCAGCCGCCAAGCCGGCGATGAGAGAGAAGGTGGCGCTGTTGACGCCTGCCGATCGGCCCGGCGATTTCGCCCAGGCGATGATGGATTTGGGTGCCACGATCTGCACGCCGAAGCGGCCGGCCTGTTCGCTCTGTCCGTTCCGGGGTGCCTGCGAGGCGCTCAAACTTTCCGATCCCGAGCTCTTTCCGGTCAAGGCGGCAAAGAAGGAGAAGCCGGTCAGATATGGCGCGGCCTTCATCGCGGTAACAGGTGATGGCGAGATCCTGCTGCGGCGGCGCATCGACAGCGGCCTGCTCGGCGGCATGACTGAGGTGCCGACGACCGCCTGGACGGCGCGCATCGACGGCGAGACCTCGGCTGCCGCCGCGCCCTTCGAAGCGGCATGGCAGGCCTCTGGCACCGTCATCCATGTCTTCACCCATTTCGAGCTCAGGCTTTCGATCTGGCGTGCGGCAATCGCTGCCAAGGTCGCCATGGATGACGGCCCGAATGACGGATGGTGGGAGCCGGTTACAAATCTTGAAGCCCAGGCCTTACCAACAATCATGAAAAAAGCGATCGCAGCGGCTATTCCTCTCGCGTTTAAAACATCCAAGGGATGA
- a CDS encoding Antibiotic biosynthesis monooxygenase (PFAM: Antibiotic biosynthesis monooxygenase~KEGG: rec:RHECIAT_CH0001083 putative antibiotic biosynthesis monooxygenase protein): MIAVIFEVVPYMGERHKYLDLAGELRGELEKIDGFISIERFESLTNRGKLLSLSFFRDEAAVKEWRNLEAHRAAQQAGRGGIFADYRLRIASVVRDYGMFERDEAPADSRRVHDAA, encoded by the coding sequence ATGATCGCCGTCATCTTCGAAGTCGTGCCCTATATGGGCGAACGCCACAAATATCTGGATCTCGCCGGCGAGCTGCGCGGCGAACTCGAAAAGATCGACGGCTTCATTTCGATCGAGCGTTTCGAGAGCCTGACGAACCGCGGCAAGCTGCTGTCGCTTTCCTTCTTCCGCGACGAGGCGGCGGTGAAGGAATGGCGCAATCTCGAGGCGCACCGGGCAGCGCAGCAGGCCGGACGCGGCGGCATCTTTGCCGACTATCGCCTGCGGATTGCCAGTGTCGTCCGCGATTACGGCATGTTCGAACGCGACGAGGCGCCGGCCGACAGCCGCAGGGTTCACGACGCCGCCTGA
- a CDS encoding putative transcriptional regulator, ArsR family (SMART: regulatory protein ArsR~KEGG: rec:RHECIAT_CH0001081 putative transcriptional regulator protein): MKEGPDIAQIGALIGDPARANMLAALTGGRALTATELAGVGGITVQTASTHLAKLEAGGLLTQRKQGRHRYFTLADEAVARLIESMMGFAAGRGHLRHQPGPKEPALRKARICYDHLAGDYGVRMLDSLIASGSIDAVGDGLALTEKGEGDLKRIGIDVSDLRSSRRPLCRSCLDWSERRAHLAGSLGKALLSSFLDKGWARRTAESRSILFSPEGDRQFLMFFPVDP, from the coding sequence ATGAAGGAAGGCCCAGACATTGCGCAGATCGGCGCGCTCATCGGCGATCCCGCCCGCGCCAACATGCTGGCGGCACTGACCGGCGGCCGGGCACTGACGGCGACCGAGCTTGCCGGCGTCGGCGGCATCACCGTGCAGACGGCGAGCACGCATCTCGCCAAGCTCGAAGCCGGCGGGCTGCTAACCCAGCGCAAACAGGGACGCCATCGCTATTTCACGCTGGCCGACGAGGCCGTCGCCCGGCTGATCGAAAGCATGATGGGCTTTGCCGCCGGACGCGGCCATCTGCGCCATCAGCCGGGACCGAAGGAGCCGGCGCTGCGCAAGGCGCGCATCTGCTACGATCACCTTGCCGGCGATTACGGCGTGCGCATGCTCGACAGCCTGATTGCCTCCGGCTCGATCGACGCGGTCGGAGACGGCCTGGCGCTGACGGAAAAGGGCGAAGGCGATCTCAAACGCATCGGCATCGATGTCAGCGACCTCAGATCGTCGCGCCGGCCGCTCTGCCGCTCCTGCCTCGACTGGAGCGAAAGACGCGCCCACCTCGCCGGCAGCCTCGGCAAGGCGCTGCTGTCAAGCTTCCTCGACAAAGGCTGGGCGCGGCGCACGGCCGAAAGCCGCTCGATCCTGTTTTCGCCGGAGGGCGACCGGCAGTTCCTCATGTTTTTCCCGGTCGATCCGTAG
- a CDS encoding methyl-accepting chemotaxis sensory transducer (PFAM: chemotaxis sensory transducer; histidine kinase HAMP region domain protein~SMART: chemotaxis sensory transducer; histidine kinase HAMP region domain protein~KEGG: mcpCf; methyl accepting chemotaxis protein) — protein MASIQHKIIIASIAIFALAGGATGVGIWSASTLSENNADVARSAQILRNHMQADMMHDAMRADVLASMLASNPAAGIDPAAVKADLVEHDASFREMIGANKALAADEKTKALLASIERPLLTYIESATKIVDLASQDPSAALKALPEFMAQFSTLETAMEQTGDQITAASDDISKHSADIKASVDIVLKALLAAAALFALGLYFLTRKTVTKPILSLSNDMQKLADGDTAIACTGIGRTDEIGTMASAVEIFRQAAIANKQLEQDAEAARLQGEAERITARKQADEDAAERLRAATSGLAAGLKRLASGDLAFQIDEPFAPDFENLRHDFNMSIRQLDQTLSAIATAIAAIDEGTREIASGAGDLSKRTEQQAASLEETAAALDQITANVSNSSKRTDEARTEATDANRNAAKSSEVVSHAEEAMRRIEASSQQISSIIGVIDEIAFQTNLLALNAGVEAARAGDAGKGFAVVAQEVRELAQRSAQAAKEIKGHIQKSSVEVESGVKLVLDTSQVLKAISEQIARINQHMDAIAVSAREQSTGLAEVNTAVNSMDQVTQQNAAMVEQSTAASGQLAQEAATLRELVSRFRLRATASTQSAAGRRGGQLAA, from the coding sequence ATGGCGTCGATCCAGCATAAGATCATCATTGCGAGCATCGCGATTTTCGCATTGGCGGGCGGCGCTACGGGCGTCGGCATCTGGTCCGCCTCGACCCTCTCCGAAAACAACGCCGACGTTGCCCGGTCGGCGCAAATTCTGCGCAACCACATGCAGGCCGACATGATGCATGATGCAATGCGCGCGGATGTGCTGGCGTCGATGCTTGCCTCCAACCCGGCAGCAGGCATAGACCCTGCCGCGGTGAAGGCGGATCTGGTGGAGCACGACGCGTCGTTCCGTGAGATGATTGGCGCCAATAAGGCTCTTGCCGCCGACGAAAAGACCAAGGCGCTGCTTGCCAGCATCGAACGTCCCCTTCTGACCTATATCGAAAGCGCCACGAAGATTGTCGATCTGGCGAGCCAGGATCCCTCGGCGGCATTGAAGGCCTTGCCGGAATTCATGGCGCAGTTCTCGACGCTGGAAACGGCCATGGAACAGACCGGGGACCAGATCACGGCGGCGTCGGACGATATTTCCAAGCATAGCGCCGACATAAAAGCTTCGGTCGATATTGTTCTGAAAGCACTTCTGGCTGCGGCCGCGCTGTTTGCGCTCGGGCTCTATTTCCTGACCCGCAAGACCGTCACCAAGCCGATCCTTTCGCTTTCCAACGACATGCAAAAGCTTGCCGACGGTGACACAGCAATTGCCTGCACCGGGATCGGCCGCACCGATGAAATCGGAACGATGGCATCGGCCGTCGAAATCTTCCGCCAGGCGGCGATTGCCAATAAGCAGCTTGAGCAAGACGCCGAGGCAGCCCGATTGCAGGGCGAAGCCGAGCGGATCACGGCGCGCAAGCAGGCCGACGAAGATGCAGCCGAACGGCTGCGGGCGGCGACATCAGGCCTCGCCGCAGGCTTGAAGAGGCTTGCATCCGGCGATCTTGCCTTCCAGATCGATGAGCCGTTCGCGCCTGATTTCGAGAACCTCCGGCATGATTTCAACATGTCGATCCGGCAGCTCGATCAGACGCTCAGCGCGATTGCGACCGCCATTGCCGCGATCGACGAAGGCACCAGGGAAATCGCATCCGGGGCCGGCGATCTGTCAAAACGAACCGAACAGCAGGCAGCCTCTCTCGAAGAAACCGCCGCAGCGCTCGATCAGATCACCGCCAATGTCTCGAACTCGAGCAAGCGGACCGACGAGGCACGCACGGAAGCGACCGATGCAAACCGCAATGCCGCCAAATCTTCGGAAGTCGTGTCGCATGCCGAAGAAGCCATGCGCCGCATCGAGGCTTCGTCCCAGCAGATTTCCAGCATTATCGGCGTGATCGACGAGATCGCCTTCCAGACCAATCTGCTGGCGCTGAACGCCGGCGTCGAAGCGGCACGCGCCGGCGACGCGGGCAAGGGTTTTGCAGTGGTCGCCCAGGAAGTGCGCGAACTCGCCCAGAGATCGGCTCAGGCGGCAAAGGAAATCAAAGGCCACATCCAGAAATCCTCGGTGGAAGTGGAAAGCGGCGTCAAACTGGTTCTCGACACCAGCCAGGTTCTGAAGGCGATCAGCGAGCAGATTGCCCGCATCAACCAGCACATGGATGCAATCGCCGTGTCGGCCAGAGAGCAGTCGACCGGCCTTGCCGAAGTCAACACCGCCGTCAATTCCATGGACCAGGTGACCCAGCAGAACGCCGCGATGGTGGAACAATCCACCGCGGCATCCGGCCAGCTTGCTCAGGAAGCTGCCACGCTGCGTGAACTGGTTTCCCGGTTCAGGCTTCGGGCGACGGCTTCTACGCAATCTGCAGCCGGACGCCGGGGTGGGCAGCTGGCGGCCTGA
- a CDS encoding iron-dependent peroxidase-like protein (KEGG: hypothetical protein) has protein sequence MSVTLNSPISWKNLSADDSTMLNNLQPNIIKAHVREFLTLFFLRFDDKEAAKSFLRAISTTLMKSATQHLMEIEAFKAKPSTPGTPYIGLGLTDAGYQALQIAQRPSDPIFRAGMQNSDLNDPDVSRWDSYFRNPIHAVVLVGDMLNDTKVTAHDQVVNLIQTSQGVTIVGTQDGLGLHNDNEEGIEHFGYVDGRSQPLFLLEDIDAEENATDGIANWDPAFPLEQVIVPDPAAPDPAVHFGSYFVYRKLEQNVRRFKRQEQKLADRLFGSDDERAGAMVVGRFEDGTPVTMQSEDGVESPVPNNFNYFSDKSGAKCPFSGHIRKTNPRGSGGFENSAGERKHLMARRGQTYGVRTDNPNDGKIANKPSKYVGLLFMAFNSDIGNQFEFTQKNWANNPGFPAVPTGFPPPGVDPVIGQTKQDAARPDMEGAAIWGDPSSLKTVATVPQAVKMKGGEYFFMPSLAFLSSL, from the coding sequence ATGTCCGTCACGTTAAACTCTCCAATCTCATGGAAAAATCTATCGGCTGATGACAGTACTATGCTTAACAATCTTCAGCCGAACATCATCAAGGCGCATGTTCGCGAGTTTTTGACTCTGTTTTTTCTGCGGTTTGACGATAAGGAGGCTGCGAAAAGCTTCCTTCGGGCGATTTCCACGACGCTGATGAAATCGGCAACGCAACATTTAATGGAAATTGAAGCATTCAAAGCCAAACCTTCGACGCCGGGAACGCCGTACATTGGGCTTGGCCTTACTGACGCGGGCTATCAAGCCCTCCAAATCGCCCAAAGACCGAGCGATCCGATATTCCGCGCGGGTATGCAAAATTCCGACTTGAATGACCCTGATGTCAGCAGGTGGGATTCTTATTTTCGCAATCCCATCCATGCGGTCGTTTTGGTGGGAGATATGCTCAATGACACCAAGGTCACTGCTCATGATCAGGTGGTAAACTTGATCCAAACCTCGCAAGGAGTAACAATCGTAGGGACGCAAGATGGCCTGGGCCTTCACAATGACAATGAAGAAGGTATCGAACACTTTGGCTATGTCGATGGGCGCAGCCAGCCGCTGTTTCTGCTGGAAGACATCGACGCGGAAGAAAACGCGACAGATGGGATTGCGAACTGGGATCCGGCTTTCCCATTAGAACAGGTTATTGTTCCTGATCCAGCAGCGCCCGATCCGGCCGTTCATTTCGGAAGCTACTTCGTATACCGGAAGCTGGAACAAAACGTCCGCCGCTTCAAAAGGCAGGAGCAGAAACTTGCAGATCGCTTATTCGGATCTGATGACGAAAGGGCCGGCGCCATGGTCGTCGGGCGCTTTGAGGACGGAACGCCGGTCACGATGCAGTCAGAAGACGGAGTTGAGTCACCCGTCCCGAACAACTTCAACTACTTCAGCGACAAGAGCGGCGCGAAGTGTCCCTTTTCAGGGCATATCCGGAAAACCAATCCGCGAGGGTCGGGCGGGTTCGAAAACAGTGCTGGCGAGCGCAAGCACCTTATGGCCCGACGCGGCCAGACCTATGGCGTGCGAACAGATAATCCGAACGATGGCAAGATCGCCAACAAGCCGAGTAAATACGTCGGTCTGTTGTTCATGGCGTTCAACAGTGACATAGGCAATCAGTTCGAATTCACGCAGAAAAATTGGGCCAACAATCCCGGTTTCCCAGCCGTTCCAACTGGCTTTCCACCGCCTGGGGTCGATCCGGTCATCGGTCAAACAAAACAAGATGCTGCGCGACCAGATATGGAAGGAGCTGCCATCTGGGGTGATCCCAGCTCCCTCAAAACCGTTGCAACAGTTCCTCAAGCGGTGAAGATGAAGGGAGGCGAATATTTCTTTATGCCGTCCCTCGCGTTTCTGAGCTCGCTTTAA
- a CDS encoding NIPSNAP family containing protein (PFAM: NIPSNAP family containing protein~KEGG: ret:RHE_CH00993 hypothetical protein) has translation MITCFIRYEIDPFKKEAFAEYARNWGQAIPKNGADLIGYFGPHEGSATTAYGVYNIESLAAYEAYRARLAADPLGRENYEFARREGFILKEDRIFLKNVSAPHAKLVLP, from the coding sequence ATGATCACCTGCTTCATCCGCTACGAGATCGACCCCTTCAAGAAGGAGGCATTTGCCGAATATGCCCGCAACTGGGGCCAGGCAATCCCGAAGAATGGCGCCGACCTGATCGGCTATTTCGGTCCGCATGAGGGATCGGCAACGACGGCTTACGGCGTCTACAATATCGAAAGCCTCGCCGCCTACGAGGCCTATCGCGCCAGGCTGGCGGCCGACCCGCTCGGCCGCGAGAATTACGAATTTGCCAGACGCGAAGGCTTCATCCTGAAGGAGGATCGCATCTTCCTCAAAAATGTCTCCGCCCCTCACGCAAAGCTGGTGCTGCCATGA
- a CDS encoding HAD-superfamily hydrolase, subfamily IA, variant 3 (TIGRFAM: HAD-superfamily hydrolase, subfamily IA, variant 3~PFAM: Haloacid dehalogenase domain protein hydrolase~KEGG: rec:RHECIAT_CH0001086 probable 2-haloacid dehalogenase protein) produces the protein MTTDIRHIVFDIGKVLIHYDPHLPFSRLIPDETERNWFFTNICTHDWNIEQDRGRTWAEAEALLIKQHPAREEHIRAFRKYWHEMVPHAYDDSVAIMEGLIAEGRDVTMLTNFASDTFREAQARFPFLTKPRGVTVSGDVGLIKPDIAIYETHTKSFGLDPAATIFIDDAPVNVEGAKAYGWNAVLFSGPEKLRSDLAAYGLKV, from the coding sequence ATGACCACCGACATAAGACATATCGTTTTCGATATCGGCAAAGTCCTTATTCATTACGATCCGCATCTTCCCTTCAGCCGGCTCATTCCCGATGAGACCGAGCGCAACTGGTTCTTCACCAATATCTGCACCCATGACTGGAACATCGAGCAGGACCGCGGCCGCACCTGGGCGGAGGCCGAAGCGCTGCTGATAAAACAGCACCCGGCGCGCGAAGAGCATATCCGCGCCTTCCGCAAATATTGGCACGAGATGGTGCCGCACGCCTATGATGACAGCGTCGCGATCATGGAAGGGCTGATCGCCGAAGGGCGTGACGTGACGATGCTGACAAACTTCGCCTCCGACACCTTCCGCGAGGCGCAGGCGCGCTTCCCCTTTCTGACCAAACCACGTGGCGTCACCGTTTCCGGCGATGTCGGCCTGATCAAGCCGGATATCGCGATCTACGAGACGCATACGAAAAGCTTCGGCCTCGATCCGGCAGCGACGATCTTCATCGACGACGCACCTGTTAATGTCGAAGGCGCCAAGGCCTATGGCTGGAATGCGGTGCTGTTTTCGGGGCCTGAGAAGCTGCGCAGCGATCTTGCCGCTTACGGATTGAAGGTCTGA
- a CDS encoding conserved hypothetical protein (KEGG: rec:RHECIAT_CH0001085 hypothetical protein): MAFDPAEEIERFHAAINALDFPAIEAYFAEDATYVSNGVGSLAGRVQIMAAFRKYFDDYPDQTAENSLVETLTPLSGRSVWSVRATHSKSGKPLIREGEETITFNAEGRVTRVEVTDYQDF, from the coding sequence ATGGCTTTCGACCCCGCAGAAGAAATCGAACGTTTTCACGCTGCCATCAACGCCCTCGATTTTCCCGCAATCGAGGCCTATTTCGCCGAGGACGCGACCTATGTCTCAAACGGCGTCGGTAGCCTTGCCGGACGGGTTCAGATCATGGCCGCGTTCCGAAAATATTTCGACGACTATCCCGATCAGACGGCGGAAAATTCGCTGGTGGAAACGTTGACGCCGCTCTCCGGCCGGTCGGTCTGGTCGGTACGCGCCACCCACAGCAAATCAGGCAAGCCGCTGATCCGCGAGGGCGAGGAGACGATCACCTTCAACGCGGAAGGCCGCGTCACACGGGTTGAGGTCACCGATTACCAGGACTTTTGA